The following coding sequences are from one Lolium rigidum isolate FL_2022 chromosome 6, APGP_CSIRO_Lrig_0.1, whole genome shotgun sequence window:
- the LOC124664788 gene encoding uncharacterized protein LOC124664788 isoform X2, whose product MPPVVELRLEFDYGGAVYFAPRVIEILNSTLPVDGAKTPVKAAAALDALFGENYSAEADDSAEGFLWWFWALMHDLSRQVPYNSPEAERLARTLQALHDLPTKSVKLGKSWGGGTLEQWRDMPFFGPTYREALDDDPGAGDEEGRKQRFLNLQSYAARAAGLGVIEVEGWCLWALWTLVEALEGSMTPVRGAPDEINDDPAAVQGYMVKSAAAWIIFAGNRLYGRDEEVVGASAGPLWRLSKEEIVKLKRKTKGTDGFCPERWNLWKQRFARIMDTEKLEADVRSEAGCAVTAMEAAEKFHTPT is encoded by the exons ATGCCGCCCGTCGTTGAGCTTCGCTTGGAATTTGACTATGGAGGCGCGGTCTACTTCGCGCCGCGGGTCATCGAGATACTCAATTCGACGCTGCCCGTCGACGGCGCAAAGACGCCCGTCAAAGCCGCCGCCGCACTTGATGCCCTGTTCGGCGAGAACTACTCCGCAGAAGCCGATGATAGCGCAGAGGGTTTTCTGTGGTGGTTCTGGGCCCTGATGCACGACCTGTCGCGCCAAGTGCCATACAACAGCCCGGAGGCCGAGAGGCTGGCAAGGACGCTCCAGGCGCTGCACGATCTTCCGACGAAATCCGTGAAGCTCGGCAAGTCATGGGGCGGTGGAACCCTGGAGCAGTGGCGAGACATGCCCTTTTTCGGCCCCACCTACCGCGAGGCCCTCGACGATG ACCCCGGAGCAGGAGATGAAGAGGGCAGGAAGCAGCGGTTCTTGAACCTGCAGAGTTACGCGGCGAGAGCGGCAGGTCTGGGAGTCATCGAGGTGGAGGGATGGTGCTTGTGGGCGCTGTGGACCCTGGTGGAGGCGCTCGAGGGCTCCATGACGCCGGTCAGAGGTGCTCCGGATGAGATCAACGACGATCCAGCTGCTGTGCAGGGCTACATGGTGAAGAGCGCCGCGGCATGGATCATCTTCGCCGGCAATCGTCTGTATGGACGAGACGAGGAGGTCGTTGGTGCCTCAGCCGGTCCACTCTGGAGACTCAGCAAGGAGGAAATAGTCAAGTTGAAGAGGAAGACGAAAGGAACAGATGGTTTTTGCCCGGAGCGCTGGAACCTGTGGAAGCAGAGATTCGCTCGGATAATGGACACGGAGAAATTAGAGGCAGATGTTCGGAGCGAGGCGGGCTGTGCGGTCACTGCAATGGAGGCGGCGGAGAAATTTCATACTCCTACCTAG
- the LOC124664788 gene encoding uncharacterized protein LOC124664788 isoform X1, producing MRRGAQNTKPVRINFAGRARRVGSTTSPVGCSSPFILATTTMPPVVELRLEFDYGGAVYFAPRVIEILNSTLPVDGAKTPVKAAAALDALFGENYSAEADDSAEGFLWWFWALMHDLSRQVPYNSPEAERLARTLQALHDLPTKSVKLGKSWGGGTLEQWRDMPFFGPTYREALDDDPGAGDEEGRKQRFLNLQSYAARAAGLGVIEVEGWCLWALWTLVEALEGSMTPVRGAPDEINDDPAAVQGYMVKSAAAWIIFAGNRLYGRDEEVVGASAGPLWRLSKEEIVKLKRKTKGTDGFCPERWNLWKQRFARIMDTEKLEADVRSEAGCAVTAMEAAEKFHTPT from the exons ATGCGAAGAGGTGCCCAGAATACCAAACCCGTCCGTATTAACTTCGCCGGCCGAGCGCGCCGTGTTGGCTCAACAACCA gcccaGTCGGTTgttcctcaccattcattctcgCAACTACCACCATGCCGCCCGTCGTTGAGCTTCGCTTGGAATTTGACTATGGAGGCGCGGTCTACTTCGCGCCGCGGGTCATCGAGATACTCAATTCGACGCTGCCCGTCGACGGCGCAAAGACGCCCGTCAAAGCCGCCGCCGCACTTGATGCCCTGTTCGGCGAGAACTACTCCGCAGAAGCCGATGATAGCGCAGAGGGTTTTCTGTGGTGGTTCTGGGCCCTGATGCACGACCTGTCGCGCCAAGTGCCATACAACAGCCCGGAGGCCGAGAGGCTGGCAAGGACGCTCCAGGCGCTGCACGATCTTCCGACGAAATCCGTGAAGCTCGGCAAGTCATGGGGCGGTGGAACCCTGGAGCAGTGGCGAGACATGCCCTTTTTCGGCCCCACCTACCGCGAGGCCCTCGACGATG ACCCCGGAGCAGGAGATGAAGAGGGCAGGAAGCAGCGGTTCTTGAACCTGCAGAGTTACGCGGCGAGAGCGGCAGGTCTGGGAGTCATCGAGGTGGAGGGATGGTGCTTGTGGGCGCTGTGGACCCTGGTGGAGGCGCTCGAGGGCTCCATGACGCCGGTCAGAGGTGCTCCGGATGAGATCAACGACGATCCAGCTGCTGTGCAGGGCTACATGGTGAAGAGCGCCGCGGCATGGATCATCTTCGCCGGCAATCGTCTGTATGGACGAGACGAGGAGGTCGTTGGTGCCTCAGCCGGTCCACTCTGGAGACTCAGCAAGGAGGAAATAGTCAAGTTGAAGAGGAAGACGAAAGGAACAGATGGTTTTTGCCCGGAGCGCTGGAACCTGTGGAAGCAGAGATTCGCTCGGATAATGGACACGGAGAAATTAGAGGCAGATGTTCGGAGCGAGGCGGGCTGTGCGGTCACTGCAATGGAGGCGGCGGAGAAATTTCATACTCCTACCTAG
- the LOC124667967 gene encoding fasciclin-like arabinogalactan protein 11 — translation MQAMQRLVLLILSVAITASAQGPAAVAPAAPTTPTPAAPTTPTPAAPAPAAGTTNITGVLAKAGQFNTFIRLLRSTGVATQIDSQLNSSSGNGLTVFAPTDNAFTSLASGTLNSLSDSQKNALVQYHVLSTAIPMSQFDTVSNPLRTQAGSSSPGEYPLNVTSTGGQQVNISTGVVNATVDNTLYTGDQLVVYQVSKVLLPMAIAGTPAPAPAPLAPTKTKGKTPASSVADAPEAEASTDVSPAPVRVVTGGGVAVAHVLALAWVWWGL, via the coding sequence ATGCAAGCCATGCAGAGACTTGTTCTGCTCATTCTATCCGTGGCGATCACGGCGTCGGCGCAGGGCCCTGCTGCGGTGGCGCCCGCCGCCCCGACGACACCGACCCCGGCGGCGCCAACAACGCCGACCCCAGCGGCCCCGGCACCGGCGGCCGGGACGACGAACATCACGGGGGTGCTGGCCAAGGCTGGGCAGTTCAACACGTTCATCCGGCTGCTGCGGTCGACGGGCGTGGCGACGCAGATCGACAGCCAGCTCAACAGTAGCTCCGGGAACGGCCTCACGGTGTTCGCGCCCACGGACAACGCCTTCACCTCGCTCGCCTCCGGCACGCTCAACTCGCTCTCGGACAGCCAGAAGAACGCGCTGGTCCAGTACCACGTTCTCTCCACCGCCATCCCCATGTCGCAGTTCGACACGGTGAGCAACCCGCTGCGGACGCAGGCCGGGAGCAGCTCGCCGGGAGAGTACCCGCTCAACGTCACCTCCACGGGAGGGCAGCAGGTCAACATCTCCACCGGTGTCGTCAACGCCACCGTCGACAACACGCTGTACACCGGCGACCAGCTGGTGGTGTACCAGGTAAGCAAGGTGCTGCTGCCCATGGCCATCGCCGGGACGCCCGCGCCGGCCCCGGCGCCGCTCGCACCCACGAAGACCAAGGGGAAGACGCCGGCGTCGTCGGTGGCGGACGCACCCGAGGCGGAGGCGTCCACGGACGTGTCGCCCGCGCCGGTGAGGGTGGTCACCGGGGGTGGCGTCGCGGTGGCGCACGTTCTTGCGTTGGCGTGGGTCTGGTGGGGTCTGTGA